The following proteins are co-located in the Longimicrobiales bacterium genome:
- a CDS encoding gas vesicle protein GvpG: protein MGLIKHLLFWPVTGPLFLTEFSMNKVQGVVREELTDDTRIKAELMELQLKLELGDIDDDEYVAYEADLMRQLREIREWREQFGMGVSGGPVRVQAQRPDESVEPDDSADVVDDDEARAAQAEDEVDTRGVGRKPPVADPSGGVDIDLNLDWD from the coding sequence ATGGGCCTGATCAAGCATCTCCTCTTCTGGCCAGTCACCGGGCCGCTCTTCCTGACCGAGTTCTCCATGAACAAGGTGCAGGGCGTGGTGCGGGAGGAGCTGACGGACGATACGCGAATCAAGGCGGAGCTCATGGAGCTCCAGCTGAAGCTCGAGCTCGGCGACATCGACGATGATGAGTACGTCGCATATGAGGCCGACCTCATGCGCCAGCTGCGCGAGATCCGCGAGTGGCGTGAGCAGTTCGGCATGGGTGTGTCGGGCGGGCCCGTTCGCGTGCAGGCGCAGCGGCCGGATGAATCGGTCGAGCCGGACGACAGCGCCGATGTCGTCGATGATGACGAGGCGCGCGCTGCACAGGCCGAGGACGAGGTGGACACCCGGGGCGTCGGGCGGAAGCCCCCGGTGGCTGATCCGTCCGGTGGTGTGGACATAGACCTGAATCTGGACTGGGACTGA
- a CDS encoding GvpL/GvpF family gas vesicle protein, which yields MSELTQPQLDDNVGPSSDEGKYVYCIIKSPDSRDFGPIGIGDGENKVYTVNHQDLAAVVSDTPIRIYDPTRENVLAHELVNETVMRQFTVIPMSFGTIFRTQEDIVELLKSTYKAFDDVLDKMRDKIEFGLKVLWDRDKVIGRLEQSDDEIRRLKEEITGNAQSSTYFARMQLGRLVESALESTANGYVMDIHESLKPVAVASRSNKPIGDRMIMNAAYLVERSREQEFDEAVKALSRKYEDVLSFKYTGPWPPYNFVNIKLRLERADA from the coding sequence ATGAGCGAATTAACACAGCCCCAGCTCGACGACAACGTGGGCCCCTCCAGCGACGAGGGGAAGTACGTCTACTGCATCATCAAGTCCCCCGACAGCCGGGATTTCGGGCCCATCGGCATAGGCGACGGCGAGAACAAGGTCTACACGGTCAACCATCAGGACCTGGCGGCGGTCGTGAGCGACACGCCGATCCGCATTTATGATCCGACCCGCGAGAATGTCCTCGCCCACGAGCTGGTCAATGAGACCGTCATGCGCCAGTTCACCGTCATTCCCATGTCGTTCGGCACGATCTTCCGCACGCAGGAGGACATCGTAGAGCTGTTGAAGTCGACGTACAAGGCGTTCGACGATGTTCTCGACAAGATGCGTGACAAGATCGAGTTCGGCCTGAAGGTGCTGTGGGACCGTGACAAGGTCATCGGCCGGCTCGAGCAGAGCGACGACGAGATCCGCCGGCTGAAGGAAGAGATCACGGGCAACGCGCAGAGCTCGACGTACTTCGCCCGGATGCAGCTCGGCCGTCTTGTCGAAAGTGCACTCGAGAGCACCGCCAACGGCTACGTCATGGACATCCACGAGTCGCTGAAGCCGGTCGCGGTCGCGAGCCGGTCGAACAAGCCGATCGGCGACCGCATGATCATGAACGCGGCCTATCTGGTGGAGCGTTCCCGCGAGCAGGAGTTCGACGAGGCGGTGAAAGCGCTCTCCCGGAAGTACGAAGACGTCCTGTCCTTCAAGTACACCGGACCCTGGCCGCCTTACAACTTCGTCAATATCAAGCTGCGCCTCGAGCGCGCCGACGCTTGA
- a CDS encoding ATP-binding protein produces the protein MAVEPGPPDVIVAELLEEISRAPDLGDACSIVLERAARQFGLQRAVLAVNTEAGLRGAVWGTDSRTHSVLRALDQPDSPVLDLIENGALQGGAPVVRGAGSFPPLEFTSFVAFSFRDVSGKVIGAGLVESHVVDDSSTGFFSLMSRLGPMLGRFAEIESLSARGRRSARQRDLLTTIVNAMPDPVLLTDADNNIVLSNRRAEHLLMAQSDDSEGRRRAVQINNLLFSSLLTQTAITSSEDRSRELNLVDAQDGSDLLFEVLAVPVENIGGQPGMISVLRDITDLRQVVGELEVQYNRSRVAEHDARLERDRLNVILENVSDPILVTDESTNIVLMNPEADRLFVVDDQTRDAEARHQIQANDTRFTTLISNFLLRPEHRHLERITIVDPESGREFPAEVGSSKILNQRGEPTAIVSVIHDLTESEENERLAHELQQLNDQLEERIRRATLELEERNRRLEWQSFELQKASRLKSEFLANMSHELRTPINVILGYTSLMRERIYGTLTDQQDEALTKTYQTSQHLLELINDILDLSKIEAGKMPLHVEPVFVREVIAEVTESIQPMLHGRGLDFRCEVPTDLPSIRTDRTKLKQVLLNLLSNAIKFTQDGYVSLAASRLEGGHSVRIVVADTGIGIKPEHLGAIFEDFRQLDQSHTREYGGTGLGLSITRKLLTLLGGEVEVESTYGSGTRFTIDLPSISDQLEGRRPSAIAESGS, from the coding sequence GTGGCAGTAGAGCCGGGTCCGCCGGACGTCATCGTCGCCGAGCTCCTGGAGGAGATCTCACGGGCTCCCGACCTGGGAGACGCGTGTTCCATCGTGCTCGAGCGTGCGGCCCGGCAGTTCGGTCTGCAGCGCGCAGTGCTGGCCGTGAATACGGAGGCCGGCCTGCGCGGAGCCGTGTGGGGCACGGACTCGCGCACGCATAGCGTGTTGCGTGCACTCGATCAGCCCGACTCGCCCGTGCTCGACCTCATCGAGAACGGCGCACTGCAGGGCGGAGCCCCGGTCGTGCGCGGCGCCGGTTCCTTCCCGCCGCTGGAGTTCACATCCTTCGTGGCGTTCAGCTTCCGCGACGTCTCCGGCAAAGTCATCGGCGCGGGGCTCGTGGAGTCGCACGTCGTGGACGACTCCAGCACCGGCTTCTTCAGCCTGATGAGCCGGCTCGGCCCCATGCTGGGCCGCTTCGCGGAGATCGAGTCGCTATCGGCGCGGGGCAGGCGTTCTGCGCGGCAGCGTGACCTGCTGACGACCATCGTCAATGCCATGCCCGACCCGGTGCTGCTCACGGACGCGGACAACAACATCGTGCTGTCCAACCGCCGGGCCGAGCACCTGCTCATGGCGCAGTCGGATGACAGCGAGGGCCGTCGTCGCGCGGTGCAGATCAACAACCTGCTCTTCAGCTCGCTGCTCACACAGACCGCGATCACGTCGAGTGAGGACCGCTCACGCGAGCTGAACCTGGTCGATGCCCAGGACGGCTCGGACCTGCTGTTCGAGGTGCTGGCGGTGCCGGTCGAAAACATCGGTGGCCAGCCCGGCATGATCTCCGTGCTGCGCGATATCACCGACCTGCGCCAGGTCGTGGGTGAGCTGGAGGTGCAGTACAACCGGTCCCGTGTCGCAGAACACGACGCACGACTGGAGCGCGACCGGCTGAACGTGATTCTCGAGAACGTCAGTGATCCCATCCTGGTCACCGACGAGAGCACGAACATCGTGCTCATGAATCCCGAGGCGGACCGCCTGTTCGTAGTGGACGACCAGACGCGCGACGCGGAAGCACGTCACCAGATTCAGGCAAACGATACCCGCTTCACGACCCTCATCAGCAACTTTCTGCTGCGTCCCGAGCATCGTCATCTGGAACGCATCACGATCGTCGACCCGGAGAGCGGCAGGGAGTTCCCGGCGGAAGTAGGCAGCAGCAAGATCCTGAACCAGCGGGGCGAGCCCACCGCGATCGTCAGCGTGATCCACGATCTGACGGAGTCGGAGGAGAACGAGCGGCTTGCGCATGAGCTGCAGCAGCTGAACGACCAGCTTGAGGAACGGATCCGGCGGGCGACCCTCGAGCTCGAAGAGCGTAACCGGCGACTGGAATGGCAGAGCTTCGAGCTGCAGAAGGCGTCGCGCCTCAAGAGCGAGTTCCTCGCCAACATGAGCCACGAGCTGAGGACGCCGATCAACGTCATCCTCGGCTACACCTCGCTCATGCGGGAGCGGATCTACGGCACGCTGACCGACCAGCAGGATGAGGCGCTGACGAAGACCTACCAGACGAGCCAGCACCTGCTCGAGCTCATCAACGACATCCTCGACCTCTCCAAGATCGAGGCGGGCAAAATGCCGCTGCATGTCGAGCCGGTCTTCGTGCGTGAGGTCATTGCCGAAGTGACCGAGTCGATCCAGCCCATGCTGCATGGCCGCGGCCTCGACTTCCGATGCGAGGTCCCGACGGACCTCCCGTCCATCCGCACGGATCGCACGAAGCTCAAGCAGGTCCTGCTCAACCTGCTCTCGAACGCGATCAAGTTCACGCAGGACGGATACGTCTCGCTCGCCGCCTCGCGGCTGGAGGGCGGGCACAGCGTCAGGATCGTCGTTGCCGATACCGGCATCGGCATCAAGCCGGAGCATCTCGGGGCGATCTTCGAGGATTTCCGACAGCTCGACCAGTCGCATACGCGCGAATACGGCGGCACGGGTCTCGGACTCTCCATCACCCGGAAACTGCTCACGCTGCTCGGCGGCGAGGTGGAGGTCGAGAGCACGTACGGCAGCGGCACGCGTTTCACCATTGACCTGCCGAGCATCTCCGACCAGCTGGAAGGACGCCGCCCCTCCGCCATCGCAGAATCAGGTTCCTGA
- a CDS encoding GvpL/GvpF family gas vesicle protein, whose product MSDMVYLYGFVPPGTPEPPESVTGIAEASVRLLDLGATRAVVSDVPAAQFAPAVVESRLQDLAWVGEQGMAHERVVIWFADHADILPARMLSLYTGDAALREAAAGRMADVTAALRSLAGRREWNLKVAYDAEELARHGAEIVPEVGRLDEEMAQAAPGRRYLLKRRRTDVLKQEVSRAARVLADELLEALTAHAEDVQVLPSTEGDDAGTVVLNAALLVARDAEDGLRAVAAQLYQKYTALGMIVSFSGPWAPYRFVELYGDA is encoded by the coding sequence ATGAGCGACATGGTCTACCTCTATGGCTTCGTGCCGCCCGGAACGCCCGAGCCGCCGGAAAGCGTCACGGGGATTGCGGAGGCGTCCGTACGTCTGCTCGATCTGGGCGCTACGCGCGCGGTCGTCTCCGATGTGCCGGCTGCGCAGTTCGCGCCCGCGGTGGTCGAGTCACGGCTCCAGGACCTGGCATGGGTCGGCGAGCAGGGGATGGCACACGAGCGCGTCGTGATATGGTTTGCGGACCATGCGGACATTCTGCCAGCCCGCATGCTCAGCTTGTACACGGGCGACGCGGCGCTGCGTGAGGCCGCGGCCGGCCGCATGGCGGACGTCACTGCTGCGCTCCGGTCGCTGGCGGGGCGGCGCGAGTGGAACCTGAAGGTCGCATACGATGCCGAAGAGCTCGCACGCCACGGTGCGGAGATCGTACCGGAGGTCGGGCGGCTGGATGAAGAAATGGCTCAGGCGGCGCCCGGCCGCCGTTATCTCCTGAAGCGGCGACGCACGGATGTGCTGAAGCAGGAAGTGTCGCGGGCGGCGCGGGTGCTGGCCGATGAGCTGCTGGAGGCGCTGACAGCGCACGCCGAAGACGTACAGGTGCTGCCATCGACGGAGGGCGATGACGCGGGCACAGTCGTGCTGAACGCGGCCCTTCTCGTGGCCCGCGATGCGGAGGACGGCCTGCGGGCGGTGGCAGCGCAGCTCTATCAGAAGTACACGGCGCTCGGCATGATCGTCAGCTTTTCCGGGCCGTGGGCGCCCTACCGGTTCGTGGAGCTCTATGGTGATGCCTGA
- the gvpJ gene encoding gas vesicle protein GvpJ, giving the protein MAVERAAAGSSLIDVLDRVLDKGIVIDAYVRVSLVGIDLVSVEARIVVASVETYLRFAEAIALTGTSSRPLTAGPPPTTSEMDRIMAENAELRRKLDELS; this is encoded by the coding sequence ATGGCGGTCGAAAGGGCAGCTGCGGGCAGCAGCCTCATTGACGTTCTGGACCGGGTCCTCGACAAGGGCATCGTCATCGATGCCTACGTCCGGGTTTCACTGGTCGGGATCGATCTCGTCAGTGTGGAAGCGCGCATCGTCGTCGCATCGGTGGAGACGTATCTGCGGTTCGCAGAGGCGATCGCGCTGACCGGCACCTCGTCGCGGCCGCTCACGGCAGGGCCGCCGCCGACCACGAGCGAGATGGATCGCATCATGGCGGAGAACGCCGAGCTGAGACGCAAACTGGACGAACTCAGTTGA
- a CDS encoding HAMP domain-containing sensor histidine kinase translates to MTLRLRLILTIGGVALLMVLPALYAAHRLSRLSEIATSVSLTHGAAFSALSGLRTQLGEAQRQQRNYVALAGDTTAAAVQRDSALATARAHIAELHGAGYDKLSAEVDTAVDRIMAEARNLDGLVARGEYQAATDRLPAVSRLFTGVDSILVRIGTEIDTRSKRDLQAAELISATALTTTLLALLACFTIAILLGTWVTHTLVQPVTRLRRSMAAVSAGEFIIPAGLPYDRRDEIGDLSRSFRSMTRQLADLDRMKADFMSVATHELKTPINVVSGYAELIQEGVYGEISEKQRVALKSIQEQARILTQLVNQLLDISRLEAGGLKLEIGELAVPELFERVQRTFEVLANKQGIDLSVELADDAPERIPADGDRLRDQVLGNILGNALKFTPEGGSIGVHGRVVDDRFRIEVTDTGAGMPAEQLPHVFDKYYQIGEQARSKGAGLGLAIAHDVVQAHGGAISVTSQEGEGTTFRIDLPMTREQMAEARRAQLDGAGADDD, encoded by the coding sequence ATGACGCTGCGGCTACGCCTCATCCTGACAATCGGCGGTGTCGCCCTGCTGATGGTGCTGCCTGCATTGTACGCGGCGCATCGGCTCAGCAGGCTCAGTGAGATCGCGACCAGCGTCAGCCTGACTCACGGCGCCGCCTTCTCGGCGCTGAGCGGACTGCGTACCCAGCTGGGCGAAGCGCAGCGTCAGCAACGTAACTACGTGGCTTTAGCCGGTGACACCACGGCGGCCGCGGTGCAACGCGACTCCGCGCTGGCGACCGCACGCGCCCACATCGCCGAGCTGCATGGCGCCGGGTACGACAAGCTCTCCGCCGAAGTCGACACTGCCGTCGACCGCATCATGGCCGAAGCCCGGAACCTCGACGGGCTGGTCGCACGGGGGGAGTACCAGGCAGCGACGGACCGCCTGCCCGCCGTATCGCGCCTCTTCACCGGCGTCGATTCCATACTGGTCCGTATCGGTACGGAGATCGATACACGGAGCAAACGTGATCTTCAGGCCGCCGAGCTGATCAGCGCGACCGCCCTGACGACGACCCTGCTCGCGCTGCTCGCGTGCTTTACGATTGCGATCCTGCTCGGGACCTGGGTCACCCATACCCTGGTACAGCCCGTCACACGACTGCGCCGCTCGATGGCCGCGGTATCGGCCGGCGAGTTCATCATTCCCGCCGGATTGCCGTACGACCGTCGCGATGAGATCGGGGACCTGTCACGATCGTTCCGCAGCATGACGCGGCAGCTGGCGGACCTGGACCGCATGAAGGCCGACTTCATGAGCGTGGCGACGCACGAGCTCAAGACACCGATCAATGTCGTGAGCGGATACGCCGAGCTGATCCAGGAGGGTGTGTACGGCGAAATCTCCGAGAAGCAGCGGGTCGCCCTGAAATCGATCCAGGAGCAGGCACGCATCCTGACGCAGCTGGTCAACCAGCTGCTCGACATCAGCCGCCTGGAGGCGGGTGGTCTCAAGCTCGAGATAGGAGAGCTGGCCGTGCCGGAGCTGTTCGAGCGCGTTCAGCGCACGTTCGAGGTGCTGGCGAACAAGCAGGGAATCGATTTGAGCGTGGAACTGGCGGACGATGCGCCCGAGCGGATTCCGGCGGACGGCGATCGCCTGCGGGACCAGGTGCTCGGCAACATCCTCGGTAACGCTCTCAAGTTCACGCCCGAGGGCGGCAGCATAGGCGTGCACGGACGGGTGGTAGACGACCGCTTCCGGATCGAGGTGACTGACACGGGAGCGGGCATGCCCGCCGAACAGCTGCCGCACGTGTTCGACAAGTACTACCAGATCGGGGAGCAGGCGCGCAGCAAGGGCGCCGGATTGGGACTCGCGATCGCGCATGACGTGGTGCAGGCGCACGGTGGCGCCATCTCGGTCACGAGCCAGGAGGGCGAGGGCACGACGTTCCGGATCGACCTCCCGATGACACGGGAGCAGATGGCCGAGGCGCGACGCGCGCAACTGGATGGTGCCGGCGCGGATGACGACTGA
- a CDS encoding gas vesicle protein: MPERRMSSDEELALVDLVNRVLDKGAVISGDITISVAGVDLIYLGLNVILSSVESMRGRMLPP; encoded by the coding sequence ATGCCTGAGCGACGGATGTCGTCCGATGAGGAGCTCGCGCTCGTCGATCTCGTGAATCGTGTGCTCGACAAGGGGGCGGTCATCTCGGGCGATATCACGATCAGCGTAGCGGGCGTCGATCTCATTTACCTCGGCCTGAACGTCATCCTCTCGTCGGTCGAATCGATGCGCGGCCGCATGCTGCCCCCCTGA
- a CDS encoding ArsA-related P-loop ATPase: protein MSRLLQAAGDAPFIFVTGKGGVGKTTTAGALGLELADSGTPTHLISTDPAHSLADLFQHGAGGFVVTSPCSPLLRIEEFAAGAAGDAWVEHALGPVSQIVEGGTYLDREDVAAFSRLALPGIDEMMAVLRLVELSATAGPRSRVVVDTAPTGHTLRLLDAGGTFEGIARALRAMAEKASAVAGAMLGRAVRMRGEDIIEELEDAVGGYRDRVLGPAAFVVVTRAGAVVEAETARLVADLERRSLRVVAVVSTGPGDGRQVLPGAAHLRVPLLEDVAGCAGLRRWREHVDSGGMTAEPGPAMEADRGAAPRPAGGPDPAVPVSGPGPADQAKSGPGPADEAKSGPGPAVPLVPGVASGGADAPTAVAWLAGAAQRLLLFAGKGGVGKSTCAAAAAIALARERDVLLCSTDPAGSLSDVLGTAAREPVARLRVLQIEPAVELERLRDAYQEEISAALERVGLTESAVLDRRVIETLWHLTPPGIDELTAMAAMVAGSKTGELVVIDSSPTGHFLRLLEMPDIALGWTRQLMRIVVKYGIAGAAGGVAGSLLDLSRELRALRDTLHDAASSGVIIVMLDEAMVRAETERLTEALAAAGVRVAGIVVNRSSAVGERRAPFDGPGQPVVMHAPALDGGPVGVNALRGFIDRWNIVT, encoded by the coding sequence ATGAGCCGGTTGCTCCAGGCGGCCGGTGACGCACCTTTCATATTCGTGACCGGCAAGGGCGGTGTCGGCAAGACGACGACGGCCGGGGCACTGGGTCTCGAGCTCGCCGACAGCGGAACGCCCACTCATCTGATCTCGACCGATCCCGCACATTCCCTGGCCGACCTGTTCCAGCACGGCGCCGGCGGCTTCGTCGTGACATCGCCCTGCTCGCCGTTGCTTCGCATCGAGGAATTCGCTGCCGGCGCGGCCGGTGACGCCTGGGTCGAGCATGCGCTCGGACCCGTGTCGCAGATCGTCGAGGGCGGTACGTATCTCGATCGTGAGGACGTGGCTGCTTTCAGCCGTCTCGCGCTGCCGGGCATTGATGAGATGATGGCTGTACTCCGGCTGGTGGAGCTTTCAGCGACGGCCGGACCTCGCAGCCGCGTCGTGGTCGACACGGCACCGACCGGCCATACGCTGCGGCTGCTGGACGCGGGAGGCACGTTCGAGGGGATTGCGCGCGCGCTGCGCGCGATGGCGGAGAAGGCGTCAGCGGTGGCGGGCGCCATGCTTGGCCGCGCCGTCCGCATGCGAGGCGAGGACATCATTGAGGAGCTGGAGGACGCGGTCGGCGGGTATCGGGATCGCGTTCTCGGTCCCGCTGCGTTCGTGGTCGTGACCCGGGCCGGTGCCGTCGTGGAAGCCGAGACCGCTCGGCTGGTCGCGGACCTGGAGCGCCGCAGCCTGCGGGTGGTCGCGGTCGTCAGCACGGGGCCCGGAGATGGCCGGCAGGTTCTGCCCGGTGCCGCGCATCTTCGTGTGCCGCTGCTCGAGGACGTGGCCGGGTGCGCCGGCTTGCGGCGGTGGCGGGAGCATGTCGATTCGGGCGGCATGACTGCGGAGCCCGGTCCCGCAATGGAGGCGGACCGTGGCGCGGCCCCGCGGCCTGCGGGTGGACCGGACCCCGCGGTCCCCGTATCCGGACCCGGTCCGGCCGACCAAGCGAAGTCCGGACCAGGTCCGGCCGACGAGGCGAAGTCCGGACCCGGTCCGGCCGTTCCGTTGGTTCCAGGCGTTGCTTCCGGTGGTGCGGATGCGCCCACGGCCGTCGCGTGGCTTGCGGGCGCCGCGCAGCGGCTGCTGTTGTTTGCGGGCAAGGGCGGCGTCGGGAAGAGCACGTGTGCAGCCGCAGCGGCGATTGCGCTCGCCCGCGAACGGGATGTACTCCTGTGCAGCACGGACCCGGCGGGCTCTCTGAGCGATGTCCTTGGCACCGCGGCGCGGGAGCCCGTGGCGCGGCTGCGGGTGCTGCAGATCGAGCCGGCAGTGGAGCTCGAACGCCTGCGCGACGCATACCAGGAGGAGATCAGTGCGGCGCTGGAGCGAGTGGGTCTCACCGAATCCGCGGTGCTCGACCGCCGGGTCATCGAGACACTGTGGCACCTGACGCCGCCCGGGATCGATGAGCTCACGGCCATGGCAGCCATGGTGGCAGGATCGAAGACGGGTGAGCTCGTCGTCATCGATTCCTCGCCGACCGGGCATTTCCTCCGGTTGCTGGAGATGCCGGACATTGCTCTGGGTTGGACGCGCCAGCTCATGCGGATCGTTGTGAAGTACGGTATCGCCGGTGCGGCAGGTGGTGTCGCAGGGTCACTGCTGGATCTGTCACGCGAGCTCCGTGCTCTGCGCGATACCCTGCACGATGCCGCATCGTCCGGCGTGATCATCGTCATGCTCGATGAGGCCATGGTGCGCGCGGAGACCGAACGTCTCACGGAGGCGCTCGCCGCCGCCGGCGTACGTGTCGCCGGCATCGTCGTGAACCGTTCATCAGCGGTCGGCGAACGCCGGGCTCCATTCGACGGACCCGGTCAGCCGGTCGTGATGCATGCGCCCGCGCTCGACGGTGGGCCGGTCGGTGTGAATGCCTTGCGCGGATTCATCGATCGGTGGAACATCGTTACATGA
- a CDS encoding cytochrome c3 family protein — MAKPPNKVLLAGVAALVLLVVLAVGAFALGAFGGGVAQPIAFRHDIHAGTNQIPCQYCHTSADRSVDAGIPAVQVCAGCHIPGGVTMIAADSLGVKQLEAYWREQKPIPWVRIYDLPDHAKFPHMRHVNAEVQCQECHGPVETMREIEVWNGGPSSARYGIARPNTMQMGWCVDCHREREVRTDCFVCHY, encoded by the coding sequence ATGGCTAAACCCCCGAACAAGGTGCTCCTGGCGGGCGTCGCTGCGCTCGTGCTGCTTGTCGTTCTGGCAGTCGGTGCCTTCGCACTGGGGGCCTTCGGCGGCGGCGTCGCGCAGCCCATCGCGTTCCGTCACGACATCCATGCCGGCACGAACCAGATTCCCTGCCAGTACTGCCACACGTCGGCGGACCGGTCGGTCGACGCGGGCATTCCTGCCGTTCAGGTGTGCGCGGGCTGCCACATTCCGGGCGGTGTGACAATGATCGCCGCGGACAGCCTCGGCGTGAAGCAGCTGGAGGCCTACTGGCGCGAGCAGAAGCCGATTCCGTGGGTGCGGATCTACGACCTGCCGGATCACGCGAAGTTCCCGCACATGCGGCATGTGAATGCCGAGGTGCAGTGCCAGGAATGCCATGGCCCGGTGGAGACCATGCGGGAGATCGAGGTGTGGAACGGCGGGCCGAGCTCCGCGCGCTATGGTATCGCCCGCCCGAACACGATGCAGATGGGATGGTGTGTGGACTGCCATCGCGAGCGCGAGGTGCGCACTGACTGCTTCGTCTGCCATTACTGA
- a CDS encoding gas vesicle protein K, which translates to MKFEGDDLERVAAELRDIAPALPQRIDASADDIEAGLGRLVLTLVEFLRQVLEHQAVRRMEGGGLTDEEIENVGLALMRLEERLGDIKTVFGLEGEDLNIDLGPLGRLL; encoded by the coding sequence ATGAAGTTCGAAGGTGATGACCTGGAGCGGGTTGCCGCCGAGCTGAGGGACATCGCCCCGGCACTGCCCCAGCGGATCGACGCATCCGCTGATGACATCGAGGCAGGTCTCGGGCGGCTGGTGCTGACGCTCGTCGAATTTCTCCGGCAGGTGCTGGAGCACCAGGCGGTGCGACGCATGGAGGGTGGCGGTCTGACGGACGAGGAGATCGAGAATGTCGGGCTGGCGCTGATGCGACTGGAGGAGCGTCTCGGCGACATCAAGACGGTGTTCGGACTGGAAGGCGAGGATCTCAACATCGACCTGGGTCCACTGGGTCGCCTGCTCTGA
- a CDS encoding gas vesicle protein → MAERYELGPQRSQGLVDILDRILDKGLVVAGDIKINLANVELLTIRIRLLVCSIDKAEEIGMNWWRTDPNYAAPMIENRDVAALSAKLDALASKLDSIEKKQIKRTPSSEK, encoded by the coding sequence GTGGCAGAACGTTATGAGCTTGGACCGCAGCGCTCACAGGGCCTGGTCGACATCCTCGACCGGATCCTGGACAAGGGCCTGGTGGTGGCGGGTGACATCAAGATCAACCTCGCCAATGTGGAACTGCTGACGATCCGAATCCGCCTGCTGGTCTGTTCCATCGACAAGGCGGAGGAGATCGGGATGAACTGGTGGCGTACGGATCCAAACTACGCGGCGCCCATGATCGAGAACCGGGATGTCGCTGCGCTCAGTGCCAAGCTGGACGCGCTGGCGAGCAAGCTGGACAGCATCGAGAAAAAACAGATCAAGCGCACCCCCTCTTCGGAGAAGTGA
- a CDS encoding GvpL/GvpF family gas vesicle protein: MHLHLYCIVPDAHSVPEHCIGVDSQRPFMLDAGAGLAIWATGHEEPVPASVDAVRVHNDVVTAAMGRSVTPVPLRFGQSAPDRSAAAELVTAEAARWLDLLERFRGRAEYGVRVMRDVSETEQDVRAASVQSGTEYMAALAWKRARAAERRSEGERIVAETGARLGLLAIDTRVEYPPTGRVVATIAHLVAWTDADAYHDAARALRVALQNARLVVTGPWPPYSFVE, from the coding sequence ATGCACCTGCACCTCTACTGCATCGTGCCGGACGCGCATTCGGTCCCGGAACACTGCATCGGGGTCGATTCGCAACGTCCGTTCATGCTCGATGCCGGCGCCGGCCTTGCCATCTGGGCCACCGGGCACGAGGAGCCAGTGCCGGCTTCGGTCGACGCCGTGCGCGTGCACAATGACGTCGTAACGGCCGCGATGGGCCGCAGCGTCACGCCAGTGCCGCTGCGCTTCGGGCAGTCTGCCCCGGACCGGAGTGCAGCGGCCGAGCTCGTCACGGCAGAGGCCGCGAGGTGGCTCGACCTGCTCGAGCGCTTTCGGGGCCGGGCGGAATACGGCGTGCGGGTGATGCGGGATGTGTCTGAAACGGAACAGGATGTGCGTGCTGCCAGCGTCCAATCCGGCACGGAATACATGGCTGCGCTAGCCTGGAAGCGGGCTCGAGCAGCCGAACGGCGCAGCGAGGGAGAGCGTATTGTCGCTGAAACCGGGGCCCGTCTGGGGTTGCTCGCCATCGATACGCGCGTGGAGTACCCGCCGACCGGTCGGGTAGTGGCTACGATCGCGCACCTGGTGGCGTGGACGGACGCGGACGCGTACCATGACGCCGCTCGTGCATTGCGCGTTGCATTGCAGAATGCACGTCTGGTCGTCACTGGCCCGTGGCCGCCGTACTCGTTCGTCGAATGA